The Raphanus sativus cultivar WK10039 chromosome 2, ASM80110v3, whole genome shotgun sequence genome includes a region encoding these proteins:
- the LOC108840118 gene encoding LOW QUALITY PROTEIN: transcription factor MYB8 (The sequence of the model RefSeq protein was modified relative to this genomic sequence to represent the inferred CDS: deleted 1 base in 1 codon): MGRTTWFDVDGIKRGEWTAEEDRMLVAYINKYGVRDWGALPKRAGLHRCGKSCRLRWLNYLKPGIKKGKFTAQEEEDIIKFHSLLGNRWAAIAKQMPNRTDNDIKNHWNSCLKKRLRRSGIDPMTHGPIKTTSSTRSSPARRHSSSTSSFSLSSTGSVRLLNKLAAGISSRKFGLDRIKTVMISSEPRQVDDEEKVMIGSKKEEERVIGCFMEIDKNLISTMSLDELPCDSATTTATTGFVAAFSDYSLIESYDLHGRSRA, from the exons ATGGGGAGGACGACATGGTTTGACGTCGACGGGATAAAGAGGGGAGAGTGGACGGCAGAGGAAGACCGGATGCTCGTCGCTTATATCAACAAATACGGTGTCAGGGACTGGGGTGCCCTGCCTAAGAGAGCCG gtCTGCATAGATGTGGAAAGAGTTGTAGATTAAGGTGGCTGAATTATCTGAAGCCTGGTATTAAAAAAGGCAAGTTCACTGCTcaggaggaagaagatatcatcAAGTTTCATTCCCTTCTTGGAAACAG gTGGGCAGCAATAGCAAAGCAAATGCCAAACCGAACAGATAATGATATCAAGAACCATTGGAACTCGTGTCTTAAGAAAAGACTCCGTAGAAGTGGGATAGATCCGATGACCCATGGGCCAATCAAAACCACTTCCTCAACCAGGTCGTCTCCAGCACGGAGACATTCTTCTTCTACTAgttctttctctctttcctcCACAGGCTCTGTACGTCTACTTAACAAGCTTGCTGCTGGAATCTCCTCGAGGAAATTTGGACTCGATAGGATCAAGACTGTGATGATATCTTCGGAACCAAGACAAGTCGATGACGAAGAGAAGGTGATGATAGGCAGCAagaaagaagaggagagagTGATTGGTTGTTTCATGGAGATTGATAAGAATCTGATCAGTACGATGTCGTTAGATGAGTTGCCTTGTGACTCT GCTACTACTACTGCGACGACTGGCTTCGTGGCTGCTTTCAGTGACTACTCATTAATTGAGTCTTACGATTTACACGGTCGGTCCAGAGCTTAA